One genomic segment of Gopherus flavomarginatus isolate rGopFla2 chromosome 11, rGopFla2.mat.asm, whole genome shotgun sequence includes these proteins:
- the LOC127030785 gene encoding olfactory receptor 10A3-like: MKGRNQSTAIEFILLGFSGLSNLPVLLFVLVLITYMIILLGNALIVLITFTDPALHTPMYFFLRNLSFLEICYTSVTIPEMLVNLLTREKTISFSSCAAQMYFLISLGGTECCLLTLMAYDRYVAICRPLVYTAIMNKGVCIQLVGIAWLSSSLVTLMHVTWVFNLPFCPSNEIDHFFCDAPPVLELVCGNTYMIEIEALTSTVLFVVIPFALILWSYICILATILKMPSAEGRRKTFSTCSSHLTVVILLFSTAGLTYFQPKSSSSSTTSKFLSLCYTILTPLLNPVVYSLRNNEMKGAIRKTFGRILSSWEQP, from the coding sequence ATGAAAGGAAGAAACCAATCCACTGCAATTGAGTTCATACTCCTAGGATTTTCTGGTCTCTCTAACCTTCCAGTTTTACTCTTTGTGTTGGTCCTAATTACATACATGATCATCCTGCTGGGGAATGCTCTCATAGTTCTTATAACATTTACTGACCCAgcccttcacacccccatgtattttTTTCTCCGGAACTTGTCCTTCCTGGAGATCTGCTACACCTCAGTTACTATCCCTGAAATGCTGGTCAACCTCCTCACCAGGGAGAAAACCATCTCATTTTCCAGTTGTGCTGCACAGATGTATTTCCTCATCTCCCTAGGTGGCACAGAGTGCTGCCTGCTGACCCTGATGGCATATGACAGATATGTGGCCATATGCCGCCCTCTGGTGTATACTGCCATTATGAATAAAGGTGTTTGCATACAGCTTGTGGGCATTGCATGGCTAAGCAGCAGCCTTGTGACACTAATGCATGTCACATGGGTATTTAATCTCCCCTTCTGCCCGTCTAATGAGATTGACCATTTCTTCTGCGATGCTCCACCTGTACTTGAGCTGGTCTGTGGAAACACCTACATGATTGAAATTGAAGCCCTTACCTCAACTGTATTATTTGTCGTGATCCCATTTGCACTGATACTTTGGTCCTACATTTGCATTTTGGCCACAATCCTGAAGATGCCATCTGCTGAGGGGCGGCGTAAAACCTTCTCTACTTGCTCCTCACATCTCACTGTGGTGATCTTGCTCTTCAGCACAGCTGGTCTCACCTACTTCCAGCCCAAGTCCAGTAGTTCATCCACTACCAGTAAATTCTTGTCCCTCTGCTACACCATCCTCACACCATTGTTAAATCCAGTcgtctacagcctgaggaacaatgAAATGAAAGGAGCGATAAGGAAAACTTTTGGCAGGATATTATCTTCCTGGGAACAGCCGTGA